The following are encoded together in the Armatimonadota bacterium genome:
- a CDS encoding DUF4962 domain-containing protein: MRLSAAVLFALAFSCICTAQDATNLFVNPGFEELGDNGRPVSWEPINFGTGGAFAIGTEGAHSGQRYVILSGTAEEHRSCWRQHVPWPADARGVTVTGWYRTRGVAEARGKGASIRFLFNDDPKIWRHLRIETSWYPPSEDWAQVTTTFPVPQGTRDLVIELFQWYTRGETHWDDVAIRPATDHEMRSIALTGEAAVDREPVLGRNLPYSPADGERVHLNPPPFRWLPSGTGALYRLQVSRNADFSAPVISQEGMPWCCEMLSEPLETGTWFWRYGVDLEGWPTIWSKARQFEVGAEAIHWPYPKPEAFQVSVPRPHLFVTADQLPELRRRASEGDLKSMAQGLVQNIRRRAGEELHPEPEMLPQDPAQRSIRYTELIRSTRPPMDIMEQAGFAYLLTGDEACGAEAKRRILHFFSWDPAGSTSVFHNDEPAMWIMMRGVRAYDWTYDLFTPEERQLVEKSMRARAADFYTAMRRKPYENNPFESHAGRIIGFLGEAALEFHNDWPEAREWLQYITRIYWGVYPAWGKDDGGWNEGPGYWSAYMSFALHFVVALKQATGIDLAQRPFFRNTPYYLLYLTPPYSQMSPFGDGTQWKPSRPGSLMYWFSSLTGDPCVRWYADYLGQDGGTSILGVVLRDDSIQARPPVDLPDARLFEGVGLVSMHSALGDADNDVHLALRSSPYGAVSHGHNDHNCFVLEAFGEPLAIASGYYNYYGSPHHDKWTRQTKAKCGITFDGGQGQDRGWHAQGQISRFVHGESFDLVNADATKAYGGRLSKAVRRVVHVRPGVFVILDDLASDEPRKFEYWLHAIDKMDVDAGAQVVTINRPKASLIVRFLAPHGLELTQTDQFDPPPLWPPDTKYENNWHVTAALAESAPEARFLSVLVPSKAGEKEACPTVSRLEAENCLGAALAFPSGGASLVAFRDGDVTGDMIIGGITTDAKTAAVSRDAQGSLTGLLLEDGTRMAGDKPLVIASGQCTCAVSYGADGGRIDAVGPVGDLWVAWPERPRAITVHGEPVDWRYDDGGIRLQVGHGAQCFQVWATDPMPTGNFQAMVTFGDRELQGHGVRAGRGDTVITVHADAPRGLYELTGLPYARLSGALSEDAGRIWLHGGESVSISGPGLPPSIEFRQISRATSLPARRREDIPDGITFECERDWSESGGNIQVSGGGHANVSAGDNLWAWNVFGHSISWKLDVPRAGEYELWIVGASETGFLAEVDANDCGPLTVWFEPTGGWGRAIADEWRAFRLESAPGIPVRLRLSAGPHTVRITNRMGMGMNLDRFVLAPVG; the protein is encoded by the coding sequence ATGCGTCTCTCCGCCGCCGTGTTGTTCGCCCTTGCCTTCTCCTGCATCTGCACCGCCCAGGATGCGACGAATCTCTTCGTGAACCCAGGCTTCGAGGAGCTTGGCGACAACGGCCGCCCGGTGTCCTGGGAGCCCATCAACTTCGGCACAGGCGGGGCCTTTGCCATCGGTACCGAAGGCGCCCACTCCGGCCAGAGATACGTGATCCTCAGCGGGACCGCCGAAGAGCATCGCTCGTGCTGGCGACAGCATGTGCCGTGGCCCGCTGATGCGCGCGGAGTGACCGTCACCGGCTGGTACCGTACCCGGGGCGTCGCGGAAGCTCGTGGCAAGGGCGCGTCGATCCGCTTCCTGTTCAACGACGACCCCAAGATATGGCGCCACCTGCGGATTGAGACCTCGTGGTACCCGCCCTCCGAGGACTGGGCGCAGGTGACCACCACCTTCCCGGTCCCACAGGGCACCCGGGACCTGGTGATCGAGCTTTTCCAGTGGTACACCCGGGGCGAGACCCATTGGGATGATGTGGCAATCCGTCCGGCTACCGACCATGAAATGCGTAGCATCGCCCTCACGGGCGAGGCTGCTGTGGACCGCGAGCCGGTTCTCGGCCGCAATCTGCCGTATTCTCCCGCAGACGGTGAGCGCGTACATCTGAACCCGCCGCCTTTTCGCTGGCTGCCTTCTGGGACGGGGGCGCTTTACCGGCTTCAGGTGTCGCGCAACGCCGATTTCAGTGCACCCGTCATCTCGCAGGAGGGCATGCCGTGGTGTTGCGAGATGCTCTCGGAACCGCTTGAGACGGGCACATGGTTCTGGCGCTACGGGGTTGATCTCGAGGGCTGGCCCACCATCTGGAGCAAAGCCAGGCAGTTCGAAGTGGGCGCCGAGGCCATCCATTGGCCTTACCCGAAACCCGAGGCGTTCCAGGTGAGCGTGCCCCGACCGCACCTGTTCGTCACCGCTGATCAATTGCCGGAACTGCGCCGGCGGGCTTCCGAAGGCGATCTCAAGTCCATGGCACAAGGCCTTGTGCAAAACATCAGGCGGCGGGCCGGGGAGGAACTCCACCCGGAGCCGGAGATGCTGCCGCAAGACCCGGCTCAGCGTTCCATCCGCTACACGGAACTGATCCGCTCCACACGCCCACCCATGGACATCATGGAGCAGGCGGGTTTCGCGTATCTTCTCACAGGGGACGAAGCCTGCGGGGCTGAGGCAAAGCGCCGGATTCTGCATTTTTTCTCCTGGGACCCGGCTGGGTCCACCAGCGTGTTCCACAATGATGAGCCCGCCATGTGGATCATGATGCGCGGCGTGCGGGCGTACGACTGGACCTACGATTTGTTCACACCCGAAGAGCGCCAACTGGTGGAGAAGTCCATGCGGGCGCGCGCTGCGGACTTCTATACAGCTATGCGGCGCAAACCCTACGAAAACAACCCCTTCGAGAGCCACGCAGGACGCATCATCGGCTTCCTGGGCGAGGCAGCGCTGGAGTTCCACAATGACTGGCCCGAAGCCCGCGAGTGGCTCCAGTACATCACCCGCATCTACTGGGGCGTCTACCCGGCCTGGGGCAAGGATGACGGCGGCTGGAACGAGGGTCCGGGCTACTGGTCGGCCTACATGAGCTTTGCGCTGCATTTTGTGGTGGCCCTGAAGCAGGCGACAGGCATCGACCTCGCTCAGCGCCCGTTCTTCCGCAACACCCCCTACTACCTGCTCTACCTGACGCCTCCATACTCGCAGATGTCGCCGTTCGGCGACGGCACCCAGTGGAAGCCCAGCCGGCCGGGGTCGCTCATGTACTGGTTCAGCAGCCTGACCGGAGACCCATGCGTCCGCTGGTATGCCGACTATCTCGGACAAGACGGCGGGACGAGCATTCTGGGCGTGGTGTTGAGAGACGACAGCATCCAGGCAAGGCCACCCGTTGACCTGCCCGATGCCCGACTGTTCGAGGGCGTCGGTCTCGTCTCCATGCACAGCGCACTGGGTGACGCGGACAACGACGTTCACCTGGCCCTGCGGTCGTCCCCTTACGGCGCCGTGAGCCACGGTCATAATGACCACAATTGCTTCGTCCTCGAAGCCTTCGGCGAGCCGCTGGCCATCGCGTCGGGCTACTACAACTATTACGGCTCGCCGCACCACGACAAGTGGACCCGCCAAACCAAGGCCAAGTGCGGCATCACTTTTGACGGCGGTCAGGGGCAGGATCGCGGCTGGCACGCGCAGGGGCAGATCAGCCGTTTCGTCCACGGCGAGAGCTTTGATCTCGTAAATGCCGACGCCACCAAGGCCTACGGTGGACGGCTCAGTAAAGCAGTGCGCCGCGTGGTGCATGTGCGACCGGGAGTCTTCGTGATCCTGGATGACCTGGCGTCCGATGAGCCTCGAAAGTTCGAGTACTGGCTCCACGCCATCGACAAGATGGACGTTGATGCGGGAGCACAGGTCGTGACGATCAACCGCCCCAAGGCTTCCCTGATAGTGCGCTTCCTGGCACCCCACGGTCTCGAACTGACCCAGACGGACCAGTTCGATCCGCCACCCTTGTGGCCCCCGGATACGAAGTATGAGAACAACTGGCACGTCACCGCAGCCCTGGCCGAGAGCGCCCCTGAGGCCCGCTTCCTGTCTGTTTTGGTGCCCTCAAAAGCCGGGGAAAAGGAGGCCTGTCCGACCGTCAGTCGCCTTGAGGCGGAGAACTGCCTGGGCGCTGCGCTCGCTTTCCCCTCCGGGGGCGCCTCCCTCGTCGCATTCCGGGATGGCGACGTGACGGGGGACATGATCATTGGCGGGATCACCACCGACGCAAAGACTGCTGCAGTCTCCCGCGATGCCCAAGGGAGTCTCACCGGGCTGTTGCTTGAAGATGGCACGCGAATGGCCGGTGACAAACCGCTGGTCATCGCATCCGGCCAGTGCACCTGTGCCGTCTCCTACGGGGCGGACGGCGGACGCATCGATGCGGTTGGTCCAGTTGGCGATCTGTGGGTCGCATGGCCCGAGCGGCCGCGCGCAATCACAGTGCACGGCGAGCCGGTAGACTGGCGATACGATGATGGGGGCATCCGTCTGCAGGTCGGGCACGGAGCGCAGTGTTTCCAGGTCTGGGCCACTGATCCGATGCCCACGGGCAATTTCCAGGCCATGGTTACTTTCGGCGACCGTGAACTGCAGGGGCATGGAGTGCGCGCCGGTCGCGGAGATACTGTAATCACCGTACATGCCGACGCTCCACGCGGTCTTTACGAACTGACAGGCCTGCCCTATGCCCGGCTCTCGGGCGCTCTCAGCGAGGACGCAGGCCGAATCTGGCTGCACGGGGGCGAGTCCGTCTCCATCAGCGGCCCCGGACTGCCCCCGTCCATTGAATTCCGTCAGATCAGTCGCGCAACCAGCCTCCCGGCCCGCAGGCGCGAGGATATCCCCGATGGGATCACCTTCGAGTGTGAGCGTGACTGGAGTGAGTCAGGCGGCAATATCCAGGTAAGTGGCGGCGGACACGCCAACGTCTCAGCGGGCGACAATCTCTGGGCGTGGAATGTTTTCGGTCACTCGATCAGTTGGAAACTGGACGTTCCCCGTGCCGGCGAGTACGAACTGTGGATAGTTGGGGCCAGCGAGACTGGGTTCCTGGCTGAAGTCGATGCGAACGACTGTGGTCCACTGACAGTCTGGTTCGAGCCCACAGGGGGCTGGGGCCGCGCGATTGCCGACGAATGGCGTGCGTTCCGCCTGGAGAGCGCTCCGGGCATCCCCGTGCGTCTGCGGCTGAGTGCGGGGCCGCACACTGTTCGGATCACCAACCGAATGGGCATGGGTATGAACCTCGATCGCTTTGTGCTTGCCCCTGTCGGGTGA